A part of Sugiyamaella lignohabitans strain CBS 10342 chromosome D, complete sequence genomic DNA contains:
- the DGK1 gene encoding putative sphingosine kinase-like protein (weak similarity to sphingosine kinase/eukaryotic diacylglycerol kinase involved in Protein Kinase C activation; similar to C terminus of predicted N. crassa protein (NCU06337.1); allele of CaO19.12149): MEYIAAERIPLVVAPCRDFEADATAKENFKSSSPKYILFEYGDRMPVAVPAGSTTSGSNAKSGTGRTSAASNTETARTQSPLPSPGASSILFRTELDSVPDHLKPYLVPYAVSSDPRDPPSATAESTRRRLSATNLPIHLRNLAVIDSTYSGSHKSSDLYFAILLPLLKAFGLAHVYVATTGPSTISNHAKSFSSSSTVVLMAGDTSVHEFVNSLTETREKLRLNVVVIPTGTGNALSVSIGHNSVAHAISRLFTGQAEPLSNMKVEFPPESSLIIPTDPSNPAPIQSLQSLVVTSWAFHAALVADSDSPEYRAQGPGRFALAARANLEDKDQNYEGTITYNSNGKSRVLAGPHSYVLFTLVNRLEKSFPVSPDSNPAASGDLHLVQFNHLEGPSIMEIMQKVYNNSSHIKDPRVTYEKVDHGTPSSVIATLQVDNADPIYRRCCVDGRIIIVPAHGTIKIYEPTRNYNGWDLYIVK, from the coding sequence ATGGAGTATATCGCGGCCGAGCGAATTCCACTAGTGGTGGCTCCATGTCGGGATTTTGAAGCTGATGCTACTGCAAAAGAGAATTTCAAAAGCTCCTCAccaaaatatattttatttgaataTGGAGACCGAATGCCCGTAGCAGTTCCTGCAGGCTCGACAACATCAGGTTCTAACGCCAAGTCTGGTACTGGCCGTAcatctgctgctagtaATACCGAGACTGCACGTACTCAATCACCGTTGCCATCACCTGGAGCATCATCAATTCTATTTCGAACTGAACTGGACAGTGTTCCAGATCATTTAAAGCCATACCTGGTTCCTTATGCCGTCAGTTCTGACCCAAGAGACCCTCCGTCGGCCACCGCCGAGTCAACTCGCAGACGCCTTTCTGCTACTAATCTTCCTATCCACCTTCGCAATTTAGCGGTCATTGACTCGACCTATTCAGGATCTCATAAATCATCCGACTTGTACTTCGctattcttcttcctcttttAAAAGCATTTGGATTGGCCCATGTGTACGTAGCAACCACGGGCCCATCGACTATTTCTAATCATGCaaaatcattttcatcatcatccacagTCGTGCTCATGGCCGGTGATACTTCTGTTCACGAGTTTGTTAATTCACTCACCGAAACCCGTGAAAAGCTACGCCTTAATGTGGTGGTCATCCCCACTGGCACTGGAAATGCTCTGTCTGTATCTATTGGCCACAACTCAGTAGCTCATGCTATCTCTCGGCTCTTTACTGGACAAGCAGAGCCTCTTTCTAACATGAAGGTTGAATTCCCTCCCGAATCGTCACTAATAATACCCACAGACCCATCTAATCCCGCTCCCATTCAATCCCTTCAGTCATTGGTCGTCACATCATGGGCTTTCCATGCCGCTCTTGTTGCCGACAGTGATAGTCCCGAATACCGTGCCCAGGGTCCTGGCAGATTTGCACTGGCTGCAAGGGCCAATCTAGAAGATAAGGATCAAAACTATGAGGGCACAATAACCTACAATTCTAACGGCAAAAGCCGAGTCCTTGCTGGCCCACATTCATACGTCCTATTTACACTTGTCAATCGCTTAGAAAAGTCGTTTCCCGTTTCGCCAGATTCCAACCCAGCCGCTAGCGGTGACCTACATCTCGTTCAATTCAACCACCTCGAAGGGCCTAGCATCATGGAGATTATGCAAAAAGTCTATAACAACTCGTCGCATATTAAAGACCCACGAGTCACCTACGAAAAAGTCGACCACGGCACACCATCGTCTGTCATCGCCACGCTCCAGGTCGACAACGCAGACCCCATTTATAGAAGATGCTGCGTCGACGGCCGTATAATCATCGTTCCTGCACACGGAACCATCAAGATCTATGAGCCAACCAGGAACTATAACGGTTGGGATTTATATATTGTCAAATAG
- the OPT1 gene encoding oligopeptide transporter OPT1 (Proton-coupled oligopeptide transporter of the plasma membrane; also transports glutathione and phytochelatin; member of the OPT family; GO_component: GO:0016021 - integral component of membrane [Evidence IEA]; GO_component: GO:0016021 - integral component of membrane [Evidence ISM] [PMID 12192589]; GO_component: GO:0005887 - integral component of plasma membrane [Evidence IMP,ISS] [PMID 10788431]; GO_component: GO:0005887 - integral component of plasma membrane [Evidence IDA] [PMID 19496824]; GO_component: GO:0016020 - membrane [Evidence IEA]; GO_component: GO:0005886 - plasma membrane [Evidence IEA,IEA]; GO_function: GO:0015198 - oligopeptide transporter activity [Evidence IMP] [PMID 10652283]; GO_function: GO:0005427 - proton-dependent oligopeptide secondary active transmembrane transporter activity [Evidence IDA] [PMID 16149917]; GO_process: GO:0006857 - oligopeptide transport [Evidence IDA] [PMID 16149917]; GO_process: GO:0015833 - peptide transport [Evidence IEA]; GO_process: GO:0015031 - protein transport [Evidence IEA]; GO_process: GO:0006790 - sulfur compound metabolic process [Evidence IEP] [PMID 11862495]; GO_process: GO:0055085 - transmembrane transport [Evidence IEA]; GO_process: GO:0006810 - transport [Evidence IEA]): MWVIGCSLALVVGGIDTYFQFRYPTILVGSLIVQLLAYPLGQLWEMVVPDYNIQIPFTKAHLPLNPGKFTCKEAVCVFMFANVAVTTKTGNDLLVQQKHFFGLNIGPQYQILWILGLFLWSMGMAGISRSILVENPAMIWPEAFSNAAMLQSFYISKSDKGPVNGWTITRFNFFLVVFIGAFCWYWIPGLLFTGLSDIGAWISWIKPQDRILSQIFGVKSGLGLFPLTLDWSQVGSLVSPLIVPWWSIWNVTFSFIFWILIVMPALYYTNQWGTAFYPIMSNGIFDDQAHSYNVTRVISNHLDFNQEGYEKYSEIRLPISFLMQYALNFATIAALLVEFCLDYRAQFFDRMKRKPIENPSYDIHNHLMSKYPKVPLYWYGGILLSGFILAITMVEVYPLQTPWYALVVFMLIGFIIFIPVGILESLSTFTAGYDAIIQIISGYWLEGKPLALIQASAYGVTAVEKGLHFSADMKLAHYFKVPPKITFTVQFVGAIIGTLSSVGVIDWVLGNIKDVCTPSAKDNMVCRNTNTQFHTNVVYGLVGPRRLFGTNDYSTILWFFLVGALLPIIVFVIKNQNWWISKTKFLSQFSSPLFFSGATSIPSVTGINYTTWGLVGFISNYWVHKKFINWWRKYNFVLSAALDCGTDLAAIVIYFCVTLPGARVNWWGNTVQNRGCDAVGCPYFVKSPS, encoded by the coding sequence ATGTGGGTGATAGGCTGCTCATTAGCGCTGGTCGTTGGTGGAATTGATActtattttcaattcaGATATCCCACAATTTTGGTTGGGTCTCTCATTGTACAACTCTTGGCATACCCGTTGGGCCAACTTTGGGAAATGGTGGTTCCCGACTACAATATTCAGATCCCATTCACAAAAGCCCATCTTCCATTAAACCCAGGAAAATTTACTTGCAAGGAGGCTGTTTGTGTGTTTATGTTTGCAAATGTGGCAGTGACTACCAAAACGGGAAACGACCTATTAGTTCAACAAAAGCACTTTTTTGGCCTGAATATAGGACCCCAGTACCAAATACTTTGGATATTGGGACTTTTCTTGTGGTCTATGGGAATGGCCGGTATTTCAAGAAGTATATTAGTTGAAAATCCTGCAATGATATGGCCAGAAGCTTTCTCTAATGCTGCTATGTTGCAATCGTTTTATATTAGCAAGTCTGATAAAGGGCCTGTTAACGGATGGACGATAACCAGATTTAACTTTTTCCTTGTTGTATTTATAGGGGCATTTTGCTGGTATTGGATTCCTGGTCTTTTATTTACTGGGCTGAGTGACATTGGAGCATGGATATCCTGGATCAAACCCCAAGACAGAATTTTATCTCAGATTTTTGGAGTCAAATCAGGGCTCGGCTTATTTCCTTTGACGCTCGACTGGTCTCAAGTCGGTAGTTTAGTATCACCTCTTATTGTTCCTTGGTGGTCGATATGGAATGtcactttttcttttattttctggATTCTTATTGTCATGCCTGCCCTGTATTACACTAATCAATGGGGAACGGCCTTTTATCCTATAATGAGCAATGGCATTTTCGACGACCAGGCCCATTCTTATAACGTGACGCGAGTTATTTCAAATCACTTGGATTTTAATCAAGAAGGCTACGAAAAATATTCTGAGATTCGCCTGCCAATATCATTCTTAATGCAATATGCTCTTAATTTTGCTACAATTGCTGCCTTGTTGGTTGAATTTTGTCTGGATTATCGCGCACAATTTTTTGATAGGATGAAACGTAAACCAATTGAGAATCCTTCATATGACATTCATAACCATCTCATGTCCAAATACCCTAAAGTACCACTGTATTGGTATGGTGGAATCTTGCTTTCAGGATTCATCTTGGCCATTACCATGGTAGAGGTATATCCACTCCAAACGCCATGGTATGCATTAGTGGTTTTCATGTTGATCGGTTTCATTATATTCATTCCAGTGGGTATCTTGGAATCTTTATCAACATTTACTGCTGGGTATGATGCGATAATTCAAATTATCAGTGGATATTGGCTAGAGGGTAAGCCCCTAGCATTGATACAGGCTAGCGCATATGGTGTCACGGCAGTTGAGAAAGGATTACACTTTTCAGCGGATATGAAGCTTGCTCATTACTTCAAAGTTCCTCCCAAGATCACATTTACAGTTCAATTTGTGGGTGCTATTATCGGAACTTTAAGTAGCGTAGGAGTAATAGATTGGGTTTTGGGAAATATTAAGGATGTATGCACTCCAAGTGCGAAAGATAACATGGTCTGCCGTAACACAAATACGCAATTCCATACCAATGTGGTTTATGGATTGGTTGGCCCAAGAAGACTCTTCGGTACTAACGATTATTCAACCATTTTATGGTTCTTTTTAGTTGGTGCGCTATTGCCAATAATAGTCTTTGTGatcaaaaaccaaaattgGTGgatatcaaaaacaaaattcTTGAGTCAATTCTCTTCAcctttatttttttctggggCTACGAGTATTCCCTCCGTAACAGGTATCAACTACACTACCTGGGGACTAGTTGGGTTCATCTCTAATTACTGGGTACATAAGAAATTCATTAACTGGTGGCGAAAGTACAACTTTGTACTTTCAGCTGCCCTGGATTGTGGTACAGATCTTGCAGCAATTGTAATATACTTCTGTGTAACGCTACCAGGAGCACGTGTTAACTGGTGGGGAAATACAGTTCAAAACCGTGGATGTGATGCTGTAGGATGTCCCTATTTTGTCAAAAGTCCATCATAA
- a CDS encoding aldo-keto reductase superfamily protein (NADPH-dependent alpha-keto amide reductase; reduces aromatic alpha-keto amides, aliphatic alpha-keto esters, and aromatic alpha-keto esters; member of the aldo-keto reductase (AKR) family; protein abundance increases in response to DNA replication stress; GO_component: GO:0005737 - cytoplasm [Evidence IEA,IEA]; GO_component: GO:0005737 - cytoplasm [Evidence IDA] [PMID 14562095]; GO_component: GO:0005634 - nucleus [Evidence IEA,IEA]; GO_component: GO:0005634 - nucleus [Evidence IDA] [PMID 14562095]; GO_component: GO:0005886 - plasma membrane [Evidence IDA] [PMID 16622836]; GO_function: GO:0004032 - alditol:NADP+ 1-oxidoreductase activity [Evidence IDA,ISS] [PMID 11306085]; GO_function: GO:0004033 - aldo-keto reductase (NADP) activity [Evidence IDA] [PMID 17140678]; GO_function: GO:0051268 - alpha-keto amide reductase activity [Evidence IDA] [PMID 15564669]; GO_function: GO:0051269 - alpha-keto ester reductase activity [Evidence IDA] [PMID 15564669]; GO_function: GO:0016491 - oxidoreductase activity [Evidence IEA,IEA]; GO_process: GO:0043603 - cellular amide metabolic process [Evidence IDA] [PMID 15564669]; GO_process: GO:0006725 - cellular aromatic compound metabolic process [Evidence IDA] [PMID 16268655]; GO_process: GO:0042180 - cellular ketone metabolic process [Evidence IDA] [PMID 17140678]; GO_process: GO:0034599 - cellular response to oxidative stress [Evidence IGI] [PMID 17919749]; GO_process: GO:0055114 - oxidation-reduction process [Evidence IEA,IEA]) codes for MSYVLNSGAKIPNVGFGVWEAPQDETSKLVEIALQSGYRHIDTAKCYDNEKESADGIAKFLKENKEVSRKDVFYTSKIWLDEFGYEKAKKAVQKSVDAASSIEYIDLLLLHGPEPPANLRLGAYKALQEAVAEGKVKNIGVSNYAVHHLEELLNWPELKIKPAVNQVEINPWLQRDDIAQFCKKNNILIEAYSPLMRGERLDDPALVALAKKYNKSVAQVLVRWNLQKGFLPLPKSATASRIKSNIDVYDFELSEEDFESLGDINSYFVAGGNWDPTKWE; via the coding sequence ATGTCATACGTTCTCAATTCCGGTGCAAAGATCCCTAATGTTGGATTCGGTGTTTGGGAGGCGCCACAAGATGAAACATCTAAACTTGTAGAAATTGCGTTGCAGTCAGGTTATAGGCATATTGACACCGCAAAGTGTTATGATAATGAAAAAGAGTCAGCAGACGGAATCGCCAAGTTCctgaaagaaaataaagagGTTTCTAGAAAAGATGTGTTCTATACCAGCAAGATCTGGCTCGACGAATTCGGTTACGAAAAAGCCAAGAAGGCTGTCCAAAAGTCTGTGGATGCTGCTTCCAGTATCGAGTACATTGACCTTCTGTTACTTCATGGTCCTGAACCACCTGCTAATTTACGTCTGGGTGCTTATAAAGCTCTCCAGGAAGCTGTAGCTGAAGGAAAAGTTAAAAACATTGGTGTTTCTAACTATGCTGTTCACCACTTGGAAGAGCTTTTGAACTGGCCTGAACTGAAAATTAAACCAGCCGTTAACCAGGTGGAAATCAATCCTTGGCTACAGAGAGATGATATTGCACAATTTTGTAAAAAGAACAATATTCTTATAGAGGCTTATTCACCACTTATGAGAGGTGAACGTTTGGATGACCCCGCATTGGTGGCTCTTGCTAAGAAGTATAACAAAAGTGTTGCTCAAGTATTGGTTCGCTGGAATCTTCAAAAGGGATTTTTGCCTCTTCCCAAGTCTGCAACTGCTTCTAGAATTAAGAGCAACATTGATGTTTATGATTTTGAACTTTCCGAGGAAGATTTCGAGAGCCTCGGCGATATAAACTCTTattttgttgctggtggtaacTGGGATCCTACAAAGTGGGAGTAA
- the SIS1 gene encoding type II HSP40 co-chaperone SIS1, with the protein MSKRRTKSWVGTALKYHPDKNSGDADKFKVLLEAQETLTDPVKRAGYNAKLDETKRPNPTSYSPGSNSRYTSNGNNHGNGSNANQFPGYSTYADPYSFSFGSASSRGRNFNSRQQRPNFFSSFYNRSNTNPYSSYYYNQDSFPENNFYSANYEFFTHPGSSYGSTNYTGSAFNYQQQQHEQPFYPYQRQPNQHREQTQQKQKQKQSSTSKSQPQQHQARTSNERDRSSTSENGNAKSQNHDNPTYYSQTWGRQEVKEKTRTFKRTDGGAGSSSYSYVAGDDNNSSNDTEDASKKASKGEKVSKDDDSSKTNTDHLDRSEPINFKVPKQSTNAKSTEKKPKREHNNLFVDSEEESDYDGDDNEVYGDAAETFENEFEQEFNNIYPEGTGSSGSNFSKRTKFNGSMFTGRHFARHTRHSDLPHMTSTRFDEVPKGVPIIDLTEDDIIDLSGNDESGSETANEDANRGQEKESGDATSYSKGTEDVGDPVGYMEDDADDETSNLGDSEVRAQESVSHASKKRNPADVSFDGAAPQSPLKRARTVHIEEVPEEDGSGRYDSLKRDFINVTPFTQTNGNFDLGDLSRNIPDSDGNRPNVSAKRNESDNLTTSRMDDSDRVSSFIRPNGNFFTKLETAFTPVNTTIPKVFTASANSSGLPNNTFGSEANNQGQASSNMQNGGVGGAQQLMTSSPNDLLHLQPPKPPQVPSEVPTLIELQEYGIHMEKYFASWFEYSGKFTDYQNSRRRADESNGISLLQTSESVEKYLQALRQDQAVKAIWTMAIESHAVAITDYLRVRQLFEINEHYNKA; encoded by the exons ATGTCAAAAAGGCGTACAAAAAGCTGGGTAGGTACAG CACTTAAATATCATCCCGATAAAAACAGTGGTGATGCCGATAAGTTCAAAGTTCTGCTAGAAGCTCAGGAGACTCTCACTGATCCAGTGAAGAGAGCAGGTTACAATGCCAAGTTAGACGAGACGAAGAGGCCCAATCCGACCTCGTACTCCCCAGGATCCAATTCAAGATATACCAGCAATGGAAATAATCACGGCAATGGGTCGAATGCCAACCAATTCCCGGGGTATTCCACTTATGCCGACCCTTATTCGTTCTCGTTTGGAAGTGCTAGTTCCAGAGGAAGGAATTTCAATTCGAGGCAACAGCGACCAaacttcttttcttctttttacAACAGATCAAATACGAATCCATATTCGAGCTACTACTACAATCAAGACTCGTTTCCAGAAAATAACTTTTATAGCGCCAACTACGAGTTCTTTACCCACCCGGGGTCTAGCTATGGATCCACTAATTATACAGGCTCAGCATTCaattatcaacagcaacagcatgAACAGCCCTTTTATCCATACCAGCGACAACCGAATCAGCACAGAGAGCAAACCCAAcaaaaacagaaacaaaaacaatcaTCGACGTCTAAAAGTCAAcctcaacagcatcaggcAAGGACCAGTAATGAACGGGATCGATCCTCAACATCTGAGAATGGCAATGCCAAGTCTCAAAATCACGACAATCCTACTTACTATAGCCAGACCTGGGGTAGACAAGAGGTGAAGGAAAAGACCCGAACGTTCAAACGTACTGATGGTGGGGctggctcttcttcttattcATATGTAGCTGGTGACGACAACAATTCAAGCAACGACACTGAAGATGCGAGCAAAAAAGCCAGTAAAGGTGAAAAGGTTTCAAAAGATGATGATTCCAGCAAGACGAATACAGACCATCTAGACCGTTCAGAGCCGATTAACTTCAAAGTACCCAAACAAAGCACAAACGCGAAATCCACTGAGAAGAAACCTAAGAGAGAACATAATAatctgtttgttgattctgaagaagaaagtgaTTATGACggtgatgataatgaagtATATGGAGATGCTGCAGAGACGTTTGAGAATGAATTTGAACAGGAGTTCAACAACATATACCCCGAAGGAACTGGATCCAGCGGGTCTAATTTCTCCAAGAGAACTAAATTTAATGGATCAATGTTTACAGGAAGACATTTTGCTCGCCATACTCGCCATTCGGATCTACCACACATGACCAGCACTCGCTTCGATGAAGTTCCTAAAGGTGTACCTATTATTGATCTTACGGAAGACGATATAATAGATCTGAGTGGCAACGACGAGTCCGGCAGTGAAACTGCAAATGAGGATGCCAACAGAGGACAGGAGAAAGAAAGCGGCGATGCGACAAGCTACAGCAAAGGCACGGAAGACGTAGGAGACCCGGTGGGATATATGGAAGATGATGCCGATGATGAAACAAGTAACTTGGGCGATTCAGAGGTGCGGGCTCAAGAGTCTGTTTCGCATGCcagcaagaagagaaacCCAGCTGATGTTTCGTTTGATGGTGCAGCCCCACAATCTCCTTTGAAGAGAGCCCGTACAGTTCATATAGAAGAagtaccagaagaagacggtAGTGGACGATATGACTCGTTGAAACGAGATTTCATAAACGTTACGCCCTTCACTCAGACTAATGGTAATTTCGATTTGGGTGACTTGTCGCGAAATATTCCTGACAGCGACGGAAATAGACCCAATGTCTCTGCCAAACGAAATGAATCTGATAACTTAACAACCTCCCGCATGGACGATTCCGATCGAGTGAGTTCATTTATTCGACCCAATGGCAATTTCTTTACAAAACTGGAAACTGCATTTACACCCGTAAACACAACAATCCCCAAGGTATTCacagcatcagcaaatTCTTCAGGACTACCCAATAATACGTTCGGCTCAGAGGCAAATAATCAAGGCCAGGCTTCGAGCAATATGCAGAACGGCGGGGTTGGCGGGGCCCAGCAATTGATGACGTCTAGTCCGAATGACctccttcatcttcaaccaCCCAAGCCTCCTCAAGTTCCCAGCGAGGTGCCTACTTTGATAGAACTTCAAGAATATGGCATTCACATGGAGAAATACTTTGCTTCTTGGTTCGAATATTCTGGAAAATTTACCGATTATCAGAATAGTCGTCGCAGGGCCGACGAAAGCAATGGTATTTCGTTACTTCAGACATCGGAGTCAGTTGAAAAGTACTTACAAGCGCTTCGTCAAGACCAAGCAGTGAAAGCTATTTGGACAATGGCCATTGAATCTCACGCAGTGGCCATTACCGACTACCTCCGTGTTCGCCAGCTTTTTGAGATCAATGAGCACTATAACAAAGCATAA
- the RRP1 gene encoding Rrp1p (Essential evolutionarily conserved nucleolar protein; necessary for biogenesis of 60S ribosomal subunits and for processing of pre-rRNAs to mature rRNA; associated with several distinct 66S pre-ribosomal particles; GO_component: GO:0005730 - nucleolus [Evidence IEA]; GO_component: GO:0005730 - nucleolus [Evidence IDA] [PMID 14562095]; GO_component: GO:0005634 - nucleus [Evidence IEA]; GO_component: GO:0005634 - nucleus [Evidence IDA] [PMID 14562095]; GO_component: GO:0030687 - preribosome, large subunit precursor [Evidence IDA] [PMID 11583614]; GO_component: GO:0030687 - preribosome, large subunit precursor [Evidence IDA] [PMID 17443350]; GO_component: GO:0030688 - preribosome, small subunit precursor [Evidence IEA]; GO_function: GO:0003674 - molecular_function [Evidence ND]; GO_process: GO:0006364 - rRNA processing [Evidence IEA,IEA]; GO_process: GO:0006364 - rRNA processing [Evidence IMP] [PMID 3549696]), translated as MPAVKKSSKSSSKSNVDGYIKKLAANDRPTRDDALKSLTQFLSTQHALDEMELLKLWKGLFFTMWFSDRPRTQQRLADDMANLLATIHKVNFFAFLEAFWAMMAREWDNIDKHRVDKYYLLMRRYLAASLRRLQVEEWDSEWVDKYTEVMTKFPLNATDAKVSNGLRLHMFDIYIDEIERIMNENGDDEDAADAKSRIPFGLLLKPIEDISQNSPLKFIRERAKTYVLEDPRLVEWGVVEKDAEEADEESEDEWGGFD; from the coding sequence ATGCCTGCGGTGAAGAAAAGTTCCAAGTCGAGTTCCAAGTCCAATGTGGACGGATATATCAAAAAGCTTGCTGCTAACGACCGGCCCACTAGAGATGATGCACTAAAGTCATTGACCCAATTCCTCTCCACCCAGCATGCTCTTGACGAGATGGAGCTCCTGAAGCTGTGGAAGGGTCTCTTTTTTACAATGTGGTTCAGTGACAGACCTCGTACACAACAGAGATTAGCCGACGACATGGCGAATCTCCTGGCTACAATCCATAAAGTCAActtttttgcatttttagAAGCATTTTGGGCAATGATGGCTCGTGAATGGGACAACATCGATAAGCATAGAGTAGACAAGTACTACTTACTAATGAGACGATATCTTGCTGCATCGCTCAGACGATTGCAAGTGGAAGAGTGGGATTCTGAATGGGTCGATAAATATACAGAGGTCATGACCAAGTTCCCCCTCAATGCCACTGATGCTAAGGTGTCGAATGGATTGAGATTGCATAtgtttgatatttatattgatGAGATCGAGAGGATTATGAACGAAAATGGTGACGATGaggatgctgctgatgccaaGAGTCGCATTCCTTTCGGTCTGCTACTAAAACCTATCGAAGACATCAGCCAAAACAGTCCGCTGAAGTTCATTCGAGAGCGCGCTAAAACCTACGTTTTAGAAGATCCACGTCTCGTTGAATGGGGAGTGGTCGAAAAAGATGCAGAGGAAGCTGATGAGGagagtgaagatgaatGGGGTGGATTtgattaa